The following are encoded together in the Anopheles nili chromosome 3, idAnoNiliSN_F5_01, whole genome shotgun sequence genome:
- the LOC128726282 gene encoding extracellular serine/threonine protein kinase four-jointed: MFDVRTVEAGACCDQERDSGEGAMSMTARRRRAFQRQACLLSVLAAFSLGLALGVFVPLIGISQAKGAVGSGAAVAVAMDPHILEDSPHPVPALQHPAHQMPHFPTIDDIRSEDAGPRAGRYASVSFIAEEKLADLGRDGESRVDLPAILPSRSATLEKAAAGPERRESRSSRPDQDVGRVPATEDAAGVIREGIYWGSSVERALPAGFDRHQSESWARYLREAEVERLEIGCGRMQNRLLVFRDGTRACARYRQNTDQIQGELFSFYLGQLLNLTNLAPSAAAIIDPEARLWAAATEELAGAQWKPTKPVVITQWIGRLEPAGIPVPFRPLERHLNRYDVRNITEGLDRPRDGVRRLLLDRLASGSGRDSSGSSVTGPPSAEALERLVELAQWSDLIVFDYLIANLDRVVNNLYNFQWNADIMAAPAHNLARQTDSALLVFLDNESGLLHGYRLLKKYEAYHGLLLDNLCVFRRSTVRALEALRDASVGQRLNALFERTTTAQIRDVLPPLPEKSVKILVDRIDRVLGQVQKCRETFAER; the protein is encoded by the coding sequence atgttcgACGTGCGCACCGTCGAAGCGGGTGCCTGTTGTGATCAAGAGCGTGATAGCGGCGAGGGCGCGATGTCGATGACGGCGCGGAGAAGGCGCGCCTTCCAGCGGCAGGCCTGCTTGCTGAGTGTCCTGGCGGCGTTCTCGCTCGGGCTTGCgctcggtgtgtttgtgccgctaATCGGCATTTCGCAGGCGAAAGGAGCCGTAGGATCGGGAGCGGCCGTAGCCGTCGCCATGGATCCACATATTCTCGAGGATTCACCACATCCGGTGCCGGCGCTGCAACATCCGGCACATCAGATGCCTCATTTTCCGACCATTGATGACATCCGGTCGGAGGACGCTGGGCCACGGGCTGGCCGGTATGCGTCAGTTTCTTTTATTGCTGAGGAAAAACTGGCCGATTTAGGACGCGATGGTGAGTCGAGGGTGGATCTTCCTGCGATCCTTCCTTCAAGAAGTGCCACACTCGAGAAGGCCGCTGCTGGGCCGGAAAGACGCGAATCACGCTCGAGTCGCCCGGATCAGGATGTTGGACGTGTCCCAGCAACCGAGGATGCGGCTGGCGTGATCCGGGAAGGCATCTATTGGGGCTCTAGCGTAGAGAGAGCGCTTCCAGCTGGCTTTGACCGACATCAGAGCGAATCCTGGGCGCGCTACCTACGTGAGGCTGAAGTTGAACGGCTCGAAATTGGATGTGGCCGTATGCAGAACCGACTGCTGGTGTTCCGTGATGGAACGCGCGCTTGTGCTCGCTACCGGCAGAACACGGACCAGATCCAGGGTGAGCTGTTCTCGTTCTACCTCGGGCAGCTGCTTAATCTCACCAACCTAGCACCAAGTGCGGCCGCCATCATCGATCCGGAAGCACGGCTTTGGGCAGCGGCCACCGAAGAGCTTGCTGGTGCCCAATGGAAACCCACAAAGCCGGTGGTCATCACGCAGTGGATTGGTCGGCTTGAACCAGCTGGGATTCCGGTGCCATTCCGGCCACTAGAGCGACATCTCAATCGCTATGACGTGCGCAACATCACCGAAGGACTAGATCGACCTCGAGATGGCGTTCGAAGGCTACTGCTCGATCGACTTGCTTCAGGATCGGGTCGCGATTCAAGCGGATCGTCAGTCACAGGACCACCTTCAGCTGAAGCGCTAGAACGGCTTGTCGAGCTGGCGCAGTGGTCAGACCTGATCGTGTTCGACTACCTCATCGCTAACCTCGATCGGGTCGTCAACAACCTGTACAATTTTCAGTGGAACGCGGACATCATGGCGGCGCCTGCGCACAATCTCGCGCGTCAAACCGACTCAGCGTTGCTCGTGTTCCTTGACAACGAGTCGGGGCTGTTACACGGTTATCGGCTGCTGAAGAAGTACGAGGCTTACCATGGCCTGCTGCTCGACAACCTGTGCGTGTTCCGGCGGTCCACCGTTCGAGCGCTCGAGGCACTGCGAGACGCCAGCGTTGGTCAGCGGTTGAACGCGCTGTTCGAGCGGACGACGACTGCCCAGATCCGGGACGTGTTGCCACCGCTGCCGGAGAAATCGGTCAAGATTCTAGTCGACCGCATCGACCGGGTGCTCGGCCAGGTGCAGAAGTGCCGGGAGACGTTCGCCGAGCGATAG